A single Heliomicrobium undosum DNA region contains:
- a CDS encoding acyltransferase family protein yields MGLRNERLYFIDNLRVFIIYLVIALHTAMGYMTYAPEWWYVVDHQRSLAFDIFVLIVDVFIMPAMFFFAGYFAMPSLLRSGAVGFMGDKLRRIVLPWIVGVLFLAPPISYMILFSRSPQAPDYIDFWFNKFFGPYYQHAHYWFLGVLALFFLLLTLAHQWKPEAFEPEIMARKPAIWTFALFAAATTAAFIVGNIFYPADAWVNAGYLFMLQPVRFVMYALYFLFGVYGWKQGWFTAGGYQPSLAGWSLFGVAACILFILYRLNFLAPANLAEKAGHGAVHAIFSMAALFALIALFQRFVDNGAWLWRRLSHHSYGIYYLHQLVLLPLAYLLKGIDISPWLKFSIVSVSTMAICFFVLEITKMAGGRRNRRDAVQWREETERALIR; encoded by the coding sequence ATGGGACTAAGAAACGAACGACTCTACTTCATCGACAACCTGCGCGTGTTCATCATCTACCTGGTGATCGCCCTGCATACGGCCATGGGCTACATGACCTACGCCCCCGAATGGTGGTATGTGGTCGATCATCAACGCAGCCTCGCCTTTGACATCTTCGTGCTGATCGTCGATGTCTTCATCATGCCGGCCATGTTCTTCTTTGCCGGCTACTTTGCCATGCCTTCGCTGCTCCGGAGCGGGGCGGTTGGTTTTATGGGGGACAAGCTGCGCCGGATCGTGCTGCCCTGGATCGTCGGGGTGCTCTTTTTGGCGCCGCCGATCAGTTACATGATCCTCTTTAGCCGGAGCCCCCAGGCGCCGGACTATATCGACTTCTGGTTCAACAAGTTCTTCGGACCCTACTACCAGCATGCCCACTACTGGTTTCTCGGCGTGCTGGCGCTCTTTTTCCTGCTCCTCACGCTGGCTCACCAGTGGAAGCCGGAGGCCTTCGAGCCGGAGATTATGGCGAGAAAACCGGCGATTTGGACCTTCGCGCTCTTCGCTGCAGCGACCACGGCCGCCTTTATCGTCGGCAACATCTTTTATCCCGCCGACGCCTGGGTGAACGCCGGCTATCTGTTCATGCTGCAGCCGGTGCGATTTGTCATGTACGCCCTTTATTTCCTCTTCGGCGTCTACGGCTGGAAGCAGGGATGGTTCACCGCAGGGGGATATCAGCCGAGTCTCGCCGGTTGGAGCCTCTTCGGCGTTGCCGCCTGCATCCTGTTCATCCTCTACCGGCTGAACTTTCTCGCGCCGGCGAACCTGGCCGAAAAAGCCGGTCACGGCGCTGTCCACGCCATCTTCAGCATGGCGGCGCTCTTCGCCTTGATCGCCCTCTTCCAGCGCTTCGTCGACAACGGCGCCTGGCTCTGGCGCCGACTTTCCCACCACTCCTACGGTATCTACTATCTCCACCAACTCGTGCTGCTGCCCTTGGCCTACCTGTTAAAGGGCATCGACATCTCGCCCTGGCTGAAGTTCAGCATCGTCTCGGTTTCCACGATGGCGATCTGTTTTTTCGTCCTTGAAATCACGAAAATGGCTGGAGGCCGGAGAAACCGGCGAGACGCTGTGCAATGGCGGGAAGAGACAGAACGGGCATTAATCCGGTAA
- a CDS encoding nitrous oxide-stimulated promoter family protein, whose product MGSVRRIEREKKTVDAMIRLYCDKRHNDSAGLCDDCRELMDYALARLDRCVFGESKPTCGKCPIHCYKKDRREQIIEVMRFAGPRMLWTNPFLAIGHLVDGRRKIPPLPAKGKPGEPGQRQPE is encoded by the coding sequence ATGGGCAGTGTACGCCGTATCGAACGAGAAAAAAAGACTGTTGACGCTATGATTCGTCTCTACTGCGACAAGCGCCACAACGACTCTGCCGGTCTTTGCGACGACTGCCGGGAATTGATGGATTACGCGCTGGCCCGGCTCGACCGCTGTGTTTTCGGCGAGAGCAAACCCACCTGCGGGAAATGCCCCATCCACTGCTACAAAAAAGACCGGCGCGAACAGATCATCGAGGTGATGCGCTTTGCCGGACCGCGCATGCTCTGGACGAATCCGTTTCTCGCCATCGGCCACCTCGTCGACGGGCGGCGAAAAATCCCACCGCTGCCGGCCAAAGGAAAGCCGGGGGAACCGGGGCAACGGCAACCCGAGTAA
- a CDS encoding iron-containing alcohol dehydrogenase, with protein MFNKIVLGGQAIITGRGSIGYIATLPAKRAFIVTGGRSMFANGTIAKIEAMLHEKGCDTLVHGGIGANPDTAAVEAGVAQMRAFGPDLLVAVGGGSPLDAAKAMALFYEYPELDFANVLTRELPERRQKLTFVAAPSTSGTGSEVTKAAVITFREQNLKIGLKTTAMIPDVAILDTDLTLTMPPNIVAETGMDALTHAVECYINKRMDAFMEPLARGAVEGIFANLPASYLERSPESRENMHIYQCMAGLAFSHVGLGMAHGIAHAVGGQFGLGHGLINAIVLPHVLRFNRRDGEVDLRLQRLARSVGESDFVDAVERLKRLLQIPASLREAGLAQQDFEAAFSELVDNALKGSTRVNPVPVSKGEMTALLRELFAG; from the coding sequence ATGTTTAACAAGATCGTCCTCGGCGGCCAGGCGATCATCACCGGCCGGGGTTCCATCGGGTATATCGCGACATTGCCAGCGAAGAGGGCCTTCATCGTCACCGGCGGGCGTTCCATGTTCGCTAACGGAACCATCGCCAAAATCGAAGCCATGCTCCATGAAAAGGGATGTGACACCCTTGTCCATGGCGGCATCGGCGCCAATCCGGACACAGCGGCGGTGGAGGCGGGGGTGGCGCAGATGCGCGCCTTCGGCCCCGACCTGCTCGTGGCGGTCGGCGGCGGCTCCCCCCTCGACGCAGCCAAGGCGATGGCCCTGTTCTACGAATACCCGGAACTCGACTTCGCCAACGTCCTGACCCGGGAACTGCCGGAGCGGCGGCAGAAGCTCACCTTTGTGGCCGCGCCGTCCACATCGGGGACGGGCAGCGAGGTGACCAAGGCGGCTGTCATCACCTTCCGGGAACAGAACCTGAAGATCGGACTCAAAACGACAGCCATGATCCCCGATGTGGCCATATTGGATACCGACCTGACCTTGACCATGCCGCCGAACATCGTCGCTGAGACGGGCATGGACGCCCTGACCCATGCCGTCGAGTGCTACATCAACAAGCGTATGGACGCCTTTATGGAGCCCCTGGCCCGCGGCGCCGTCGAAGGGATCTTTGCCAACCTGCCCGCTTCCTACCTGGAGCGTTCACCGGAAAGCCGCGAAAACATGCACATCTACCAGTGCATGGCTGGCCTAGCCTTCAGCCATGTGGGGCTCGGCATGGCCCACGGCATCGCCCATGCTGTGGGTGGGCAGTTCGGCCTCGGCCACGGGTTGATTAACGCCATTGTACTGCCCCATGTGCTCCGCTTCAACCGCCGTGACGGTGAGGTGGATCTGCGGCTGCAGCGGCTTGCCCGGAGCGTCGGCGAGTCTGACTTCGTCGATGCCGTCGAGCGGCTGAAGCGGTTGCTCCAAATTCCCGCCTCTTTGCGGGAAGCGGGGCTGGCGCAGCAGGATTTTGAGGCGGCCTTTAGCGAACTTGTCGATAACGCCTTGAAGGGCTCGACACGGGTCAATCCCGTTCCGGTGAGCAAGGGGGAAATGACTGCCTTATTGCGGGAACTCTTCGCCGGTTAG
- a CDS encoding ion transporter: protein MRKGIVRRVEQVTSTPAWEYLMGLLALIASAALILQHSELGKDHAVALQWVDDTVLVIFTFDYFARFFVAENKWSFFKSNIIELIAIIPFSTVFQSLRILRLVRLFVLFQYVARRFDRHRVENGVTYGLLIFIALVCSGAGGVLMFEKGHNPNIREFGDALWWSLVTITTVGYGDISPVTTEGRMLAGLLMITGIGVIGTVTASLSALFIRRPKEREGSFSDETIQMISEQLNQLETLDEQDFENLQSMLHRAWRKKRDEALGLYYEVKAVTPAEAPLDSPERTLER, encoded by the coding sequence ATGCGAAAAGGGATTGTGCGGAGAGTCGAGCAAGTCACGAGTACGCCAGCCTGGGAGTACCTGATGGGCTTGTTGGCCCTGATCGCCTCAGCCGCCCTCATTCTCCAGCACTCCGAATTGGGGAAGGACCACGCTGTCGCGCTGCAATGGGTGGATGACACCGTCCTTGTCATCTTCACCTTCGACTATTTTGCCCGCTTCTTTGTGGCCGAGAACAAGTGGTCCTTTTTCAAGTCGAACATCATCGAACTGATCGCCATCATTCCCTTTTCGACCGTCTTCCAGTCGCTGCGGATCCTTCGCCTGGTCCGGCTTTTCGTGCTCTTTCAGTATGTGGCCCGCCGTTTTGACCGGCACCGGGTGGAGAACGGCGTCACCTACGGCTTGCTGATTTTCATCGCCCTCGTCTGTTCCGGCGCCGGCGGGGTATTGATGTTTGAAAAGGGACATAACCCCAACATCCGTGAATTTGGCGACGCCCTCTGGTGGTCTCTCGTCACCATTACCACTGTCGGATACGGCGATATCTCGCCGGTGACGACAGAGGGGCGCATGCTGGCGGGCTTGCTGATGATTACGGGCATCGGTGTCATTGGCACCGTCACGGCGTCATTGTCAGCGCTGTTCATCCGCAGACCGAAAGAGCGGGAGGGATCCTTCAGCGACGAAACGATTCAAATGATCAGCGAACAGTTGAATCAATTGGAAACCCTCGATGAACAGGACTTCGAAAACCTGCAATCGATGCTACACCGGGCCTGGAGGAAAAAACGGGATGAGGCGTTGGGCCTGTATTATGAAGTCAAAGCCGTTACACCCGCAGAAGCTCCGCTCGATTCACCGGAACGAACGCTGGAGCGATGA
- a CDS encoding DUF2087 domain-containing protein has protein sequence MDLIKRFWDASLEELKRGYVLDEGQDSHICLVCGRAFQRGQIYPVDGLLYDARKAAELHIRQEHGSMFEHLIRMDKKYTGLTEHQQMLITLFYHGHDDKDIVARLGGSASTVRNHRFQFREKEKQAKITLAILELLREGAPEPTRLVQFPQGGHPLDDRYAVTEAEYAEVLRKCLADGLDGPITHFPEQEKKRLIIVKHISGRFASGRTYSEKEVNGILESAGLDYATLRRYLVEYGFLERTADGRAYWLKPGISLSQAGESREFGEPGVTGDAGDGGKPETASSKMAGSLEAKTAAKKEAEAGTEAKTTTPAKARKTKADVQSDSLQEGDGENAVEGRKEGVAPVDKESRRQKKLAYKETAPSVGVFQIRNKINGKGLIGSSRNIEAAFNRHRFSLSHGAHESPELQKDWNEHGAENFAFEVLETLELEAEERQNMRAVNEVLQGLEEHWKEKLQPYGEKGYHE, from the coding sequence GTGGACTTGATCAAGCGCTTTTGGGATGCGTCCCTTGAAGAACTGAAGCGAGGATACGTTCTCGACGAAGGCCAGGACAGCCACATCTGCCTGGTTTGCGGGCGAGCCTTTCAGCGGGGTCAGATCTACCCGGTCGACGGCCTGCTTTATGATGCCCGCAAGGCGGCGGAACTGCACATCCGGCAGGAACACGGGTCGATGTTCGAGCATCTTATCCGCATGGACAAAAAGTACACGGGCCTGACGGAGCACCAGCAGATGCTGATCACGCTCTTCTACCACGGGCATGATGACAAGGACATCGTCGCCCGACTGGGCGGAAGCGCTTCGACCGTCCGCAACCACCGCTTCCAGTTCCGGGAAAAGGAGAAACAGGCCAAGATTACCCTGGCCATCCTGGAACTGCTCCGGGAGGGCGCGCCGGAGCCGACGCGGCTCGTCCAATTCCCGCAGGGGGGCCATCCGCTCGATGATCGCTACGCCGTCACCGAAGCGGAATACGCCGAGGTGCTGCGCAAGTGCCTCGCCGACGGACTTGACGGCCCTATCACCCATTTTCCCGAACAGGAGAAAAAGCGGCTGATCATCGTGAAACACATCAGCGGCCGCTTTGCGTCCGGACGGACCTATTCGGAAAAAGAGGTCAACGGGATTCTCGAATCTGCCGGCCTCGACTATGCCACGCTGCGCCGGTACCTGGTGGAATACGGTTTCCTCGAGCGGACGGCGGACGGCCGCGCTTATTGGTTGAAGCCGGGGATTTCTCTGAGCCAAGCCGGTGAATCCCGTGAATTCGGTGAACCCGGTGTCACTGGCGACGCAGGTGACGGCGGCAAGCCGGAGACCGCTTCTTCCAAAATGGCCGGGAGCCTAGAAGCAAAGACGGCGGCGAAGAAAGAGGCAGAGGCAGGGACAGAGGCAAAGACAACGACACCTGCAAAAGCAAGGAAGACAAAGGCCGATGTACAAAGTGATTCTCTCCAAGAAGGGGATGGGGAAAACGCTGTAGAAGGCAGGAAGGAAGGTGTTGCTCCGGTGGATAAGGAAAGCAGGAGACAGAAAAAGCTCGCCTACAAGGAAACGGCGCCGTCCGTCGGCGTGTTTCAGATACGCAACAAGATCAACGGCAAAGGCCTCATCGGCAGTTCAAGAAACATCGAGGCTGCCTTCAACCGCCACCGCTTTTCGCTCTCCCATGGCGCCCACGAGAGCCCGGAACTGCAGAAGGATTGGAACGAGCATGGCGCGGAGAACTTCGCTTTTGAAGTGCTGGAAACCTTGGAGTTAGAAGCGGAGGAACGCCAGAACATGCGGGCCGTCAATGAGGTGCTCCAAGGATTGGAGGAGCACTGGAAGGAAAAGCTGCAGCCTTATGGTGAAAAGGGTTATCATGAATGA
- the nuoF gene encoding NADH-quinone oxidoreductase subunit NuoF: protein MIPGASADKPYIHHQILVCAGTGCTSSRSAELRQSLHNELTRCGLDKEADVVPTGCFGFCELGPVVVIHPERVFYCQVAPDDAKEIVERHIAKGEIIERLLYKHPPEGATRNTIDENEFFHPQHRVALRNCGVINPEDIDDYLASGGYAGLAKALTVMTPAQVVDEVTRSGLRGRGGAGFLAGRKWAFTAAAPDTPKYVVCNADEGDPGAFMDRSILEGDPHAVLEAMAIAGYAIGARQGYVYVRAEYPIAVHRLEVAIEQARQAGLLGEDILGTGFAFDIELRLGAGAFVCGEETALLNSVSGKRGEPRSRPPYPALSGLWGKPTLLNNVETYANIPQIIVNGAAWYANLGTERSKGTKIFSLAGKINNTGLIEVPMGTTLRTIIYDIGGGIPGGKAFKAVQTGGPSGGCLPAQYLDTPIDYDSLIAVGSMMGSGGLIVMDESDCMVDIARFYLEFTQDESCGKCTPCRIGTRRLLEIITRITEGKGEPEDLERLEDLGRDIREASLCGLGQTAPNPVLSTLRYFRHEYEAHINDKRCPAGVCAALKPKGKFRVDGEKCRRCGLCVRFCPVEAISGELRKTPFVIDAGRCIACGACAQKCPAKCIAREGE from the coding sequence CTGATTCCCGGAGCTTCTGCGGATAAGCCATACATACATCACCAGATCCTCGTCTGCGCCGGCACCGGCTGCACCTCCTCGCGCAGCGCCGAACTCCGCCAATCCCTACATAACGAACTGACCCGCTGCGGCCTCGACAAGGAGGCAGACGTCGTACCCACCGGCTGCTTCGGCTTTTGCGAACTCGGTCCCGTCGTCGTCATCCACCCGGAACGGGTCTTTTACTGCCAGGTGGCTCCCGATGACGCCAAGGAGATCGTGGAACGCCACATCGCCAAGGGTGAAATCATCGAGCGCCTGCTCTACAAGCACCCGCCGGAAGGCGCGACCCGCAACACCATCGACGAGAACGAGTTTTTCCATCCCCAGCACCGCGTCGCCCTGCGCAACTGCGGCGTCATCAACCCCGAGGACATCGACGACTACCTGGCCAGCGGCGGCTATGCCGGCCTGGCCAAGGCCTTGACGGTGATGACGCCGGCCCAGGTCGTTGACGAGGTGACCCGGTCAGGGTTGCGCGGCCGGGGCGGCGCCGGCTTTTTAGCGGGCCGCAAGTGGGCCTTTACCGCCGCAGCGCCTGATACGCCCAAGTACGTTGTCTGCAACGCTGACGAAGGCGACCCCGGCGCCTTCATGGACCGCTCCATCTTAGAGGGTGATCCCCATGCCGTGCTCGAAGCGATGGCCATCGCCGGCTACGCCATCGGCGCCCGCCAGGGCTATGTCTACGTCCGGGCCGAGTACCCCATCGCCGTCCACCGGCTGGAGGTGGCCATCGAGCAAGCCCGGCAGGCAGGGCTGCTCGGCGAAGACATCCTGGGCACAGGTTTCGCCTTTGACATCGAACTGCGCCTCGGCGCCGGCGCCTTTGTCTGTGGCGAGGAGACGGCCCTCTTAAACTCAGTCAGCGGCAAACGGGGCGAGCCGCGCTCCCGGCCGCCCTACCCAGCCTTGAGCGGCCTCTGGGGCAAACCGACGCTGCTTAACAATGTGGAGACCTATGCCAACATCCCCCAGATCATCGTCAACGGCGCCGCCTGGTACGCCAACCTGGGCACCGAGCGGAGCAAGGGGACGAAGATCTTCTCCCTGGCCGGCAAGATCAACAACACGGGCCTCATCGAGGTGCCCATGGGCACGACGCTGCGGACGATCATCTATGACATCGGCGGCGGCATCCCCGGCGGCAAGGCTTTCAAGGCCGTCCAGACCGGCGGCCCGTCCGGCGGCTGCCTGCCGGCGCAGTACCTGGACACCCCCATCGACTACGACAGCCTGATCGCCGTCGGCTCCATGATGGGCTCGGGCGGCCTGATCGTCATGGACGAGTCGGACTGCATGGTCGATATCGCCCGCTTTTACCTCGAATTCACCCAGGACGAATCCTGCGGCAAGTGCACCCCTTGCCGCATCGGCACACGCCGCCTCCTGGAGATCATCACCCGCATCACCGAGGGCAAGGGCGAGCCGGAAGACCTGGAGAGGCTCGAAGACCTGGGCCGCGACATCCGCGAGGCCTCCCTCTGCGGCCTTGGCCAGACGGCCCCCAACCCCGTCCTCAGCACCCTGCGCTACTTCCGCCATGAGTACGAGGCCCATATCAACGACAAACGCTGTCCCGCCGGCGTCTGCGCCGCCTTGAAGCCGAAGGGCAAATTCCGCGTCGACGGAGAAAAATGCCGCCGCTGCGGCCTCTGCGTCCGCTTCTGTCCCGTCGAGGCGATTAGCGGCGAGCTCCGCAAGACGCCCTTTGTGATTGACGCCGGACGCTGCATCGCCTGCGGCGCCTGCGCCCAGAAATGCCCGGCCAAATGCATCGCGCGGGAGGGAGAATGA
- a CDS encoding NADH-dependent [FeFe] hydrogenase, group A6 — protein MMKRHLEEALLPHMLGWDPGEEHPEEHTKPSAFFGPKKVRLEIDGQPVEADVGTTVLDAAREAGIHIPSLCYLREINEIGACRVCLVEVEGQRALQASCVYPVAEGLKVRTHSPRVRKARRRVVELILSDHQRECTTCIRNLNCELQNIAEDLGIRRIESQGEVRRQPVQDNNPSIRHDPNKCVHCRRCESICAKVQENHVIAAQERGFDTIIAPAFNADMGDTACIMCGQCVLSCPVGALTEKETIDDVWKALADPTTHVVVQTAPSIQVTLGEAFGMPVGAKVTGKLVAALRRLGFDQVLATDFAADLTIVEEAYEFLGRYEEGRTPFFTSCCPAWIKLVEHYYPKYIPNLSTCKSPMAMFGALTRAHYHKERGLPPEKVVSVAVMPCTAKKYEAARPEHGDGTRPDVDYVLTTRELVRMIREAGIDFSRLPDESFDSAFGEATGAGAIFGATGGVMEATLRTTSWVLSRAANPLSFVDAPPPPVEFREIRGETGLKLHHVKLGDHDIHVAVAHGTGNARRVIEALEAGEKIDFIEVMACPGGCVGGGGQPILGGRDHKKTSLDYRHNRADALYDIDSHKSLRYSHENPTVRRLYREILGQPGSELAKKLLHTHGYQSKGKYPGYSPLESSGCIAGKKMKID, from the coding sequence ATGATGAAACGCCATCTGGAAGAAGCCCTGCTCCCCCACATGCTGGGCTGGGACCCTGGCGAGGAGCACCCGGAGGAGCATACCAAACCGTCGGCCTTTTTCGGCCCCAAAAAGGTGAGGCTGGAGATCGATGGCCAGCCTGTCGAGGCCGATGTGGGCACGACTGTCCTGGACGCCGCCCGCGAGGCCGGCATTCACATCCCCAGCCTCTGCTACCTGCGCGAGATCAACGAGATCGGCGCCTGCCGCGTCTGCCTCGTCGAGGTGGAGGGCCAGCGGGCATTGCAAGCCTCCTGCGTCTACCCCGTCGCCGAAGGGCTCAAGGTGCGCACCCACAGCCCTCGGGTCCGCAAGGCCCGCCGCCGGGTGGTGGAACTGATTCTATCTGACCACCAGCGCGAGTGCACCACCTGCATCCGCAACTTGAACTGCGAACTGCAGAACATCGCCGAGGATCTCGGCATCCGCCGCATCGAGTCCCAGGGGGAGGTCCGCCGCCAGCCGGTGCAGGACAACAACCCCTCCATCCGGCACGACCCGAACAAATGCGTCCACTGCCGCCGCTGCGAGAGCATCTGCGCGAAGGTGCAGGAGAATCATGTCATCGCCGCCCAGGAGCGCGGCTTCGACACCATCATCGCCCCTGCCTTCAACGCCGACATGGGCGACACGGCCTGCATCATGTGCGGCCAGTGCGTCCTCTCTTGCCCAGTGGGGGCGCTGACGGAAAAAGAGACCATCGACGATGTGTGGAAGGCCTTGGCCGACCCGACGACCCATGTGGTCGTTCAGACGGCGCCGTCGATTCAAGTCACCCTGGGCGAGGCCTTTGGCATGCCCGTCGGGGCCAAGGTGACAGGGAAGTTGGTGGCCGCGTTGCGCCGCCTCGGTTTTGACCAGGTCCTGGCGACCGATTTCGCCGCCGACCTGACCATCGTCGAGGAGGCCTACGAGTTCCTGGGGCGCTACGAGGAGGGAAGGACGCCCTTTTTCACCTCCTGCTGCCCCGCCTGGATCAAGCTCGTCGAACACTACTACCCCAAATACATCCCCAACCTGTCCACCTGCAAGTCGCCCATGGCCATGTTCGGCGCGTTGACCCGGGCCCACTACCACAAGGAGCGCGGCCTGCCGCCAGAAAAAGTCGTTTCTGTGGCTGTCATGCCCTGCACGGCCAAGAAGTACGAGGCCGCCCGGCCCGAGCATGGCGACGGAACACGGCCCGATGTAGACTACGTGCTGACGACGCGCGAACTGGTCCGCATGATCCGCGAGGCCGGCATCGACTTCAGCCGCCTGCCCGATGAGTCCTTTGATTCCGCCTTCGGCGAGGCGACCGGCGCCGGCGCCATCTTCGGCGCCACCGGCGGCGTGATGGAGGCGACGCTGCGGACGACCAGTTGGGTCCTGTCCCGGGCCGCCAACCCACTCAGCTTCGTCGACGCGCCGCCGCCGCCCGTCGAGTTCCGCGAGATCCGCGGCGAGACGGGATTGAAGCTGCACCATGTCAAGCTCGGCGACCATGACATCCACGTGGCCGTCGCCCACGGGACCGGCAACGCCCGCCGTGTCATCGAGGCCCTGGAGGCGGGCGAGAAGATCGACTTCATCGAGGTCATGGCCTGCCCTGGCGGCTGTGTCGGCGGCGGCGGCCAGCCCATCCTGGGCGGTAGGGACCATAAAAAGACCTCCCTCGATTACCGCCATAACCGGGCCGACGCCCTCTATGACATCGACAGCCACAAGAGTCTGCGCTATAGCCACGAAAACCCGACGGTGCGCCGCCTCTACCGGGAGATCCTGGGCCAGCCGGGGAGCGAACTGGCCAAGAAGTTGCTGCACACGCATGGGTATCAATCGAAAGGAAAGTACCCTGGATATTCGCCTTTGGAATCATCCGGGTGTATTGCCGGCAAGAAGATGAAGATTGATTAA
- a CDS encoding methyl-accepting chemotaxis protein, with translation MAVDTPQETSMSALLKRLTERTSRMVKTIQTIDRISKQTNLLALNSAIEASRAGEAGRGFRVVADEIKKLADNSFQATRDSVVIIQDIHLTANEVIAVRTADLAYDTIDKIDRNLFERNCDVQAWATFQAIRDCLGDPERYRAEATALMKKIVDIYEVYYDLYLTDQQGRIIATGLRQDLVGADMSGKEWFRETMGRKNVYVTDMYFCQSAGGYTVAYSCPVRDDQGAIVGVLSTRFNWRFIYDIIDKAKVSQGGSLYVINKEGLVIASLDRNGILERDLSDMPAARKALAGETYGYVIDGAQGKSRISGYARTQGYNAYAGKGWSVIVTEAAQG, from the coding sequence ATGGCGGTTGACACACCGCAGGAAACCAGCATGTCTGCGTTGTTAAAGAGATTGACAGAGAGAACGAGCCGGATGGTCAAGACCATCCAAACCATTGACCGGATCAGCAAGCAGACCAATCTGTTGGCGTTAAACTCTGCCATCGAAGCGTCTAGAGCGGGAGAGGCGGGGCGGGGTTTTCGCGTCGTAGCCGACGAGATCAAAAAACTGGCCGATAACAGCTTTCAGGCGACCCGGGACAGTGTGGTCATTATCCAGGACATCCATCTGACGGCCAACGAGGTGATCGCCGTCCGGACAGCCGACCTGGCCTATGACACCATTGACAAGATCGACCGAAACCTCTTTGAGCGCAACTGTGATGTTCAGGCATGGGCAACCTTTCAGGCGATCCGTGACTGCCTGGGCGATCCGGAGAGATACCGGGCAGAGGCGACCGCCCTGATGAAAAAGATCGTCGACATCTACGAGGTCTATTATGACCTGTACCTCACTGATCAGCAGGGACGGATTATCGCGACAGGCCTTCGCCAGGACTTGGTCGGCGCAGACATGTCCGGTAAAGAATGGTTCCGGGAGACGATGGGCAGGAAAAACGTCTATGTGACGGACATGTATTTCTGCCAATCGGCAGGCGGATATACGGTGGCGTACTCCTGCCCGGTTCGGGACGATCAGGGCGCCATCGTCGGCGTCTTGTCAACGCGGTTCAACTGGCGTTTCATCTATGACATCATCGACAAGGCCAAAGTCAGCCAGGGGGGCAGCCTCTATGTGATCAACAAGGAGGGCCTTGTCATTGCTTCCCTTGATCGCAACGGGATCCTGGAAAGGGACCTCAGCGACATGCCGGCCGCGAGAAAGGCGCTGGCTGGGGAAACGTACGGGTATGTGATCGATGGTGCGCAGGGGAAGTCGCGGATCTCCGGCTACGCCCGCACCCAGGGGTACAACGCCTATGCCGGGAAAGGCTGGTCGGTTATCGTCACCGAGGCGGCCCAGGGCTAA
- a CDS encoding polysaccharide deacetylase family protein yields MGDPFHSKKPIGALLIFISLILLAVFVAGCSPSGSTSTASVQASTAGAGTSSAQAEASARPQPDSTVSGANLPGAAANGAGVDSAATAPGASPDSLSGASQGAQPSGRVHQAGEPIVILMYHHFTERGLWRNNDAVVYIDDFAAQMAYLHREGYNVVPLQRVWDYAQKGAPLPYRPVAITFDDGYESNYTLAYPILKKYGYPFTLFPVAGWLLEQNPPHAYDPAKGDLLDWRQIDEMVASGLCDVQSHTFDLHDKVDGRSLLVAPRINPDTGLQETPEEMRARIASDLRMAKETIENRYGRPVYALAYPYGVYDAQVMEIMDELGHGLGLCMGRSQHRDSMKAVIRLGVIQGDGVEGFARNLKRWSWTPKGK; encoded by the coding sequence ATGGGGGATCCATTTCACAGCAAAAAACCGATCGGGGCGCTTCTTATTTTCATCTCCCTCATTCTCCTGGCGGTCTTTGTCGCCGGTTGCAGCCCTTCGGGCTCAACGTCAACCGCTTCTGTACAAGCATCGACGGCCGGCGCCGGCACCTCGTCCGCACAGGCGGAAGCCTCGGCTCGACCCCAACCGGATTCCACTGTTTCCGGCGCGAACCTCCCCGGCGCAGCCGCAAACGGCGCCGGCGTCGACAGCGCCGCCACGGCGCCTGGGGCATCGCCGGATTCCTTATCGGGCGCTTCCCAAGGCGCGCAACCTTCAGGGCGCGTTCACCAGGCCGGGGAGCCCATCGTCATCCTCATGTATCATCACTTCACCGAGCGGGGACTCTGGCGCAACAATGACGCCGTCGTTTACATCGATGACTTTGCGGCGCAGATGGCGTATCTGCACCGGGAAGGTTACAATGTCGTCCCCCTGCAGCGCGTCTGGGACTATGCCCAGAAGGGTGCGCCCCTGCCCTACCGGCCGGTGGCGATCACCTTTGATGACGGTTATGAATCGAACTACACCCTCGCCTATCCCATCTTGAAAAAATACGGCTACCCCTTTACCTTGTTCCCCGTCGCCGGTTGGCTGCTGGAGCAAAATCCCCCCCACGCCTATGACCCTGCCAAGGGAGACCTGCTTGACTGGCGCCAGATCGACGAGATGGTGGCCAGCGGGCTCTGTGACGTCCAATCCCATACCTTCGACCTCCACGACAAGGTGGACGGCCGCTCTTTGCTGGTGGCGCCGCGGATCAACCCTGATACGGGCCTGCAAGAGACGCCGGAGGAGATGCGGGCGCGCATCGCCAGCGATCTGCGGATGGCAAAGGAGACCATCGAAAACCGCTATGGCCGCCCTGTTTACGCGCTGGCTTACCCTTATGGCGTGTATGACGCCCAGGTCATGGAGATCATGGACGAACTGGGTCACGGCTTGGGCCTCTGCATGGGCCGCTCGCAGCACAGAGACAGCATGAAAGCCGTCATCCGCCTGGGCGTCATTCAAGGCGACGGCGTGGAGGGTTTTGCGCGGAACCTGAAGCGGTGGTCATGGACGCCGAAGGGGAAATGA